From the genome of Perca fluviatilis chromosome 1, GENO_Pfluv_1.0, whole genome shotgun sequence, one region includes:
- the LOC120561408 gene encoding nocturnin-like isoform X1: METIVCPMGGGATRLYSALTQTRGSSPLPLTLSQQPDNTNLDPAFCQEQKGSPACPPDPAELLRQCEEALGDRPDRLHRKFTHLDDGDNAPSSPIRVMQWNILAQALGEGLDSFVQCPPEALSWSRRKYLILEEILTYRPHILCLQEVDHYYDTLQPVLAGLGYSSNFCPKPWSPCLDVEGNNGPDGCALFFDQSRYELVDSASIRLSAIRIPTNQVAVVTMLRCRSTGRCVCVAVTHLKARSGWEWLRGAQGSDLLRHLQTLVHKHGGDPAGAPSADIPLLICGDFNAVPTEEVYRRFAASPLGLDSAYKKLSQDGLTEPEYTTWKIRPTGECCSTLDYIWYSRHTLRVDAVLDMPTEEQIGPNRLPSFTYPSDHLSLVCDFSFKEED; this comes from the exons ATGGAGACTATAG TGTGTCCGATGGGTGGAGGCGCCACCCGGCTGTACAGCGCCCTGACTCAGACCCGCGGCAgctctcctctccccctcacCCTGTCCCAGCAGCCTGACAACACAAACCTGGATCCAGCTTTCTGCCAG GAGCAGAAGGGGTCCCCTGCATGTCCCCCCGATCCAGCGGAGCTGCTTCGACAGTGTGAAGAGGCCCTCGGGGACCGACCTGACCGCCTCCACAGGAAGTTCACTCACCTCGACGATGGAGACAACGCCCCCAGCAGCCCCATCAGGGTGATGCAGTGGAACATACTGGCCCAAG CCCTGGGCGAGGGACTTGACAGCTTTGTCCAGTGTCCTCCGGAGGCCCTCAGCTGGTCCCGTAGGAAGTACCTCATCCTAGAGGAGATCCTCACCTACCGACCTCATATCCTGTGTCTGCAGGAAGTCGACCACTACTACGACACCCTCCAGCCGGTTCTGGCAGGCCTGGGTTACAGCAGCAACTTTTGCCCTAAACCCTGGTCGCCGTGCCTGGACGTGGAGGGCAACAACGGCCCCGACGGCTGCGCGCTGTTCTTTGATCAGTCGCGGTACGAGCTCGTGGACAGCGCCAGCATACGCCTTTCTGCCATAAGGATTCCAACCAATCAG GTCGCCGTGGTGACGATGCTGCGTTGCCGTAGCACGGGGAGATGCGTGTGCGTGGCCGTGACCCATCTGAAGGCTCGTTCTGGCTGGGAGTGGCTCCGCGGCGCCCAGGGCTCCGACCTCCTGCGACACctccagactctggtccacaaACACGGCGGCGACCCCGCGGGCGCTCCCAGCGCTGACATTCCTCTGCTCATATGTGGAGATTTCAACGCAGTCCCGACTGAGGAGGTGTACCGACGCTTCGCCGCGTCGCCCCTCGGCTTGGACTCGGCCTATAAGAAACTCAGTCAGGACGGTTTGACTGAGCCCGAGTACACCACGTGGAAGATTCGGCCTACAGGGGAATGCTGCTCCACTCTGGACTACATCTGGTACAGTCGGCACACGCTGAGAGTGGACGCCGTTTTGGACATGCCCACCGAGGAGCAGATTGGGCCAAACAGGCTTCCGTCCTTCACTTATCCGTCTGACCACCTCTCTCTGGTTTGCGACTTCAGCTTTAAGGAGGAGGACTGA
- the LOC120561408 gene encoding nocturnin-like isoform X2 — protein sequence MGGGATRLYSALTQTRGSSPLPLTLSQQPDNTNLDPAFCQEQKGSPACPPDPAELLRQCEEALGDRPDRLHRKFTHLDDGDNAPSSPIRVMQWNILAQALGEGLDSFVQCPPEALSWSRRKYLILEEILTYRPHILCLQEVDHYYDTLQPVLAGLGYSSNFCPKPWSPCLDVEGNNGPDGCALFFDQSRYELVDSASIRLSAIRIPTNQVAVVTMLRCRSTGRCVCVAVTHLKARSGWEWLRGAQGSDLLRHLQTLVHKHGGDPAGAPSADIPLLICGDFNAVPTEEVYRRFAASPLGLDSAYKKLSQDGLTEPEYTTWKIRPTGECCSTLDYIWYSRHTLRVDAVLDMPTEEQIGPNRLPSFTYPSDHLSLVCDFSFKEED from the exons ATGGGTGGAGGCGCCACCCGGCTGTACAGCGCCCTGACTCAGACCCGCGGCAgctctcctctccccctcacCCTGTCCCAGCAGCCTGACAACACAAACCTGGATCCAGCTTTCTGCCAG GAGCAGAAGGGGTCCCCTGCATGTCCCCCCGATCCAGCGGAGCTGCTTCGACAGTGTGAAGAGGCCCTCGGGGACCGACCTGACCGCCTCCACAGGAAGTTCACTCACCTCGACGATGGAGACAACGCCCCCAGCAGCCCCATCAGGGTGATGCAGTGGAACATACTGGCCCAAG CCCTGGGCGAGGGACTTGACAGCTTTGTCCAGTGTCCTCCGGAGGCCCTCAGCTGGTCCCGTAGGAAGTACCTCATCCTAGAGGAGATCCTCACCTACCGACCTCATATCCTGTGTCTGCAGGAAGTCGACCACTACTACGACACCCTCCAGCCGGTTCTGGCAGGCCTGGGTTACAGCAGCAACTTTTGCCCTAAACCCTGGTCGCCGTGCCTGGACGTGGAGGGCAACAACGGCCCCGACGGCTGCGCGCTGTTCTTTGATCAGTCGCGGTACGAGCTCGTGGACAGCGCCAGCATACGCCTTTCTGCCATAAGGATTCCAACCAATCAG GTCGCCGTGGTGACGATGCTGCGTTGCCGTAGCACGGGGAGATGCGTGTGCGTGGCCGTGACCCATCTGAAGGCTCGTTCTGGCTGGGAGTGGCTCCGCGGCGCCCAGGGCTCCGACCTCCTGCGACACctccagactctggtccacaaACACGGCGGCGACCCCGCGGGCGCTCCCAGCGCTGACATTCCTCTGCTCATATGTGGAGATTTCAACGCAGTCCCGACTGAGGAGGTGTACCGACGCTTCGCCGCGTCGCCCCTCGGCTTGGACTCGGCCTATAAGAAACTCAGTCAGGACGGTTTGACTGAGCCCGAGTACACCACGTGGAAGATTCGGCCTACAGGGGAATGCTGCTCCACTCTGGACTACATCTGGTACAGTCGGCACACGCTGAGAGTGGACGCCGTTTTGGACATGCCCACCGAGGAGCAGATTGGGCCAAACAGGCTTCCGTCCTTCACTTATCCGTCTGACCACCTCTCTCTGGTTTGCGACTTCAGCTTTAAGGAGGAGGACTGA